The Bradysia coprophila strain Holo2 unplaced genomic scaffold, BU_Bcop_v1 contig_151, whole genome shotgun sequence genome contains a region encoding:
- the LOC119074651 gene encoding solute carrier family 35 member B1 homolog, translating to MNDRTRFLVCALGIFFCYFYFAILQEKITRGRYGDELNEDGSHGERFTFMLTLVGVQCLCNWIFAKGMLLAQPQKEDKTPTSYYISSALTYLLAMITSNMALRWVPYPTQVVGKSAKPIPVMILGVLIGNKKYDLKKYICIIMIVIGVALFMYKDGKVSSVKEETIGLGELLLFLSLSMDGLTGAIQDRMRAASAPSGKQMMLGMNGWSTIMTGVAALGTGEFMDFIAFAGKYPHLWINLGMLALTGALGQLFIFMMVAGYGPLSCSVVTTTRKFFTVLCSVIFFGNVLVTRQWYGAVLVFAGLFADMFMGKKPQPAKKSAEKEKEKDKLIS from the exons ATGAACGACAGAACCAGGTTTCTAGTCTGCGCCCTGGGAATATTCTTCTGCTATTTCTATTTCGCTATTCTACAAGAGAAAATCACTCGCGGACGGTATGGCGATGAGTTGAATGAAGACGGTTCGCATGGAGAGCGATTCACCTTTATGTTGACACTGGTTGGAGTGCAATGTTTGTGCAATTGGATCTTTGCTAAAG GAATGTTATTGGCCCAACCGCAAAAGGAAGATAAGACACCCACATCGTACTATATCAGTTCGGCGTTGACATATCTACTAGCCATGATTACGTCCAATATGGCACTGCGTTGGGTTCCATATCCCACGCAAGTCGTTGGCAAATCAGCCAAACCGATTCCTGTGATGATTCTTGGTGTTCTAATTGGAAACAAGAAGTACGACCTGAAGAAGTACATTTGCATCATAATGATTGTTATCGGCGTCGCTCTCTTTATGTATAAAGACGGTAAGGTGTCGTCAGTGAAGGAGGAGACAATTGGCCTCGGTGAATTGTTACTATTTCTGAGTTTGTCAATGGATGGCTTGACGGGAG CAATTCAAGATCGAATGCGAGCGGCCAGTGCACCATCTGGCAAACAAATGATGTTAGGAATGAACGGATGGAGCACAATCATGACAGGTGTAGCTGCATTGGGTACCGGAGAGTTTATGGACTTCATTGCATTCGCTGGCAAATATCCCCATCTATGGATCAATTTGGGAATGCTTGCACTGACCGGTGCATTGGGgcaattattcattttcatgaTGGTCGCCGGTTATGGTCCACTTTCCTGTTCCGTTGTCACTACGACCCGGAAATTCTTTACGGTTTTGTGTTCGGTAATATTTTTCGGTAATGTACTGGTCACACGACAATGGTACGGTGCAGTGTTGGTATTCGCTGGTCTGTTCGCAGACATGTTCATGGGCAAGAAACCACAGCCGGCGAAAAAGAGTGCGGAAAAGGAGAAAGAGAAGGATAAACTGATATCATGA